The following proteins are encoded in a genomic region of Primulina huaijiensis isolate GDHJ02 chromosome 3, ASM1229523v2, whole genome shotgun sequence:
- the LOC140972157 gene encoding LOB domain-containing protein 16-like — protein sequence MSSGTGSPCGACKFLRRKCAADCVFAPYFCSEQGPARFAAIHKVFGASNVSKLLLHVPVADRCEAVVTISYEAQARIRDPVYGCVAHIFALQQQVAYLQAQLMLAKAQLTQNLVQTSRTRENLWPNSSAAGGLMGSMFPYQSFPNNMSNSITPQSSFDSIDHGQNNGIIQEDLVPLQQPYSKRRASQTDLSELQALAFGMMKNEN from the exons ATGTCGAGTGGGACTGGATCTCCTTGCGGTGCATGCAAGTTTCTCCGCCGGAAGTGTGCGGCGGATTGTGTTTTCGCACCTTATTTTTGCTCGGAACAGGGCCCGGCAAGATTTGCTGCCATTCATAAGGTGTTTGGAGCGAGCAACGTGTCTAAACTGTTGCTGCATGTGCCCGTGGCTGATCGTTGCGAGGCAGTGGTCACTATTTCTTATGAAGCTCAAGCAAGAATTCGAGATCCTGTTTACGGTTGCGTGGCTCATATCTTTGCCTTGCAACAACAG GTGGCATATTTGCAAGCTCAATTGATGCTGGCGAAAGCTCAACTAACCCAAAACCTTGTTCAGACATCAAGAACTAGAGAAAATCTATGGCCAAACAGCAGTGCAGCAGGAGGATTAATGGGATCGATGTTCCCATATCAATCTTTCCCAAATAACATGAGTAATTCGATTACGCCCCAGAGTTCGTTTGATTCGATCGATCACGGACAAAATAATGGGATTATTCAAGAAGATCTCGTTCCGTTGCAACAACCCTACAGCAAGAGGAGAGCTTCGCAGACGGATTTGAGCGAGCTTCAAGCGCTGGCTTTTGGAATGATGAAGAATGAAAACTGA